From Acidobacteriota bacterium, a single genomic window includes:
- the truB gene encoding tRNA pseudouridine(55) synthase TruB → MNGPLTGFLVIDKAEGMTSHAVVQLIRRQIQIRKIGHLGTLDPMATGVLPLAVGRATRLARFLMGGRKVYEGTIQLGLTTDTYDRLGQPTSEFRQPRIAPDHLRTVVESMVGEQMQSPPPYSAKKIGGRRAYRLARQGLQVEIPPQRVRVHQFRFRQGSADTVDFEIHCSPGTYVRALAHELGQKLECGAHLSRLR, encoded by the coding sequence ATGAATGGACCGCTCACGGGCTTCCTTGTCATCGACAAAGCGGAAGGCATGACCTCGCACGCGGTCGTTCAGCTCATCCGCCGCCAGATACAGATCCGGAAAATCGGCCACCTCGGAACTCTCGACCCCATGGCCACCGGGGTATTGCCCTTGGCAGTCGGTCGCGCCACCCGATTGGCGCGATTCCTCATGGGCGGCAGGAAGGTCTACGAGGGAACCATCCAGTTGGGGCTGACTACCGACACCTATGATCGCCTGGGTCAACCCACATCCGAATTCCGGCAGCCCCGTATTGCGCCGGACCACCTCCGGACCGTGGTCGAATCCATGGTTGGCGAGCAGATGCAGTCTCCTCCCCCATACTCGGCCAAGAAGATCGGTGGGCGGCGTGCCTACCGACTGGCCCGGCAGGGACTCCAAGTCGAGATTCCTCCCCAGCGGGTTCGCGTTCACCAATTCAGGTTTCGCCAGGGCTCGGCGGACACCGTCGATTTCGAAATCCACTGCTCGCCGGGAACCTATGTCCGCGCACTGGCCCACGAACTGGGACAGAAGCTGGAATGTGGAGCCCATCTCTCCAGGCTGCG
- the rbfA gene encoding 30S ribosome-binding factor RbfA, which translates to MKSPSRRPDRVGEMLRMAISQVILRGLRDPRIGLATVTEVKMSADLKKATVFVSVLGSREDREQTLLGLNRASAHIRHEIGSQLKLRATPELDFQYDRSLEYGARIEELLEQTRAVDSPDQ; encoded by the coding sequence ATGAAATCCCCCTCGAGACGGCCGGATCGGGTCGGCGAAATGCTTCGGATGGCCATCAGCCAAGTCATTTTGCGCGGCTTGAGGGATCCCAGAATCGGCTTGGCCACCGTCACCGAGGTCAAGATGAGCGCCGACCTCAAGAAAGCCACCGTCTTCGTCAGCGTGCTGGGCAGCCGGGAAGACCGCGAACAGACGCTGCTGGGCCTCAACCGGGCCTCAGCCCACATTCGCCATGAAATCGGCTCCCAACTGAAGCTGAGAGCCACCCCGGAACTGGACTTTCAATACGATCGCTCCCTGGAGTACGGAGCGCGGATTGAAGAACTGCTCGAGCAGACCAGAGCCGTCGATTCCCCCGACCAGTAA
- a CDS encoding DUF503 domain-containing protein — MNIGLLTLEVVIPYAQSLKDKRQVIRRLRDRLKKFNVSVAECGHQDLWQRSTLGIVAISSDHAILERTLQTVTDEAERILEGNLAQCQIEFL, encoded by the coding sequence ATGAACATCGGTTTGCTCACCCTTGAAGTTGTCATCCCCTATGCCCAGTCGCTCAAAGACAAACGCCAGGTGATCCGCAGACTGCGGGACCGCCTCAAGAAGTTCAATGTCTCCGTAGCCGAGTGCGGACACCAGGACCTCTGGCAGCGATCGACCCTGGGTATCGTTGCCATCTCTTCCGATCACGCCATCCTCGAACGCACCCTGCAGACGGTGACCGATGAAGCCGAAAGAATCCTGGAGGGAAATCTGGCTCAATGCCAGATAGAGTTTCTATGA
- the infB gene encoding translation initiation factor IF-2 → MSEKTRLLKLAPEIKVEVKEIVAYLKLEGMKRVSASSFVGAEVVQDIKDHFSGKKAQKTKPSAPEKPTQVETAEKPQPAPAPEVPAKTEAAAEPAPADAPPETGPPPPVEVKPGPPVPETVPAAATPATPPPATDQPAVVLQPAAKLEPGSTKPSPATGTVMPPRKPAGVERPSPTETIRQHLSRSGQIRTRPFLSRSRQGAPARPLSPPTGTRSPSGFPPQRRPLTPFPGRPPGPGGPPRDNRRTRPGQRRHGGRHESREGRFAARQAPSVARPEPFQPIPINRSVTLTEGVTIKELGERLEVKAKDLIKRLLDKGIFATMNQTLDEALAKDLSADFGAEASIVSFEEDAEYEAIAEEKSENIAPRPPVVTIMGHVDHGKTSLLDAIRETDVTSQEAGGITQHIGAYQVEKNQRLITFLDTPGHEAFTMMRARGAKVTDIVVLVVAADDGVMPQTLEAINHARAAKVPMVVAINKIDRPNAQVDTVKKSLAANGLTPEDWGGDTVTVEVSAIEKTNLDLLLEMILLVADLQALKANPQRTAMGTIVEAKLDRGRGPVATVLVQNGTLKVGDPFIAGPVTGKVRAMLDFHGKPVQAAVPSMPVEVLGLESVPHAGDLFQVLSDASRTRQIGNLRQSKLRESQLAKTARLTLEHLHEQMSEGVVKELPIILKADVQGSVEVVSETLSKLSNDKVKVKIIDRGTGAITETNVLLASASNAVIVGFNVRPEKKASELASQEGVDIRLHTVIYKISDEIRNAMLGLLDHTFKEIWQGTAQVRMTFKVPKAGMVAGCYISDGKVSRNSKARLLRDNVVIYEGKIASLRRFKDDAGEVRSGLECGIGLERFSDIKNDDVIEAFTMEKVAPQMD, encoded by the coding sequence GTGAGCGAAAAGACCCGGTTGTTAAAACTGGCGCCGGAGATCAAGGTCGAAGTCAAGGAGATCGTCGCCTACCTGAAGCTGGAGGGGATGAAGAGAGTCTCGGCCAGCAGTTTTGTGGGGGCAGAAGTCGTCCAGGACATCAAGGACCACTTCTCCGGCAAAAAAGCGCAGAAGACCAAGCCATCTGCACCAGAGAAACCGACCCAGGTCGAAACCGCGGAGAAGCCTCAACCCGCACCGGCTCCGGAAGTCCCGGCCAAGACCGAGGCGGCTGCTGAGCCGGCCCCGGCGGACGCCCCTCCAGAGACCGGTCCGCCACCACCCGTCGAGGTCAAACCCGGGCCTCCGGTACCTGAGACTGTCCCGGCGGCGGCCACCCCGGCCACCCCTCCCCCGGCCACTGACCAACCCGCCGTCGTTCTACAGCCAGCCGCCAAATTGGAGCCGGGGAGCACAAAACCGAGCCCCGCGACCGGCACGGTGATGCCGCCCAGGAAGCCCGCGGGCGTAGAGCGACCTTCACCGACCGAAACCATCCGCCAGCACCTTTCCCGATCGGGCCAGATCCGGACCCGGCCGTTTCTTTCCCGGTCTCGGCAGGGAGCACCGGCCCGGCCTCTCAGCCCTCCCACGGGAACCAGGTCCCCTTCCGGCTTCCCGCCGCAGCGCCGGCCTCTGACGCCGTTTCCCGGCCGTCCGCCCGGTCCCGGCGGGCCACCCCGGGACAACCGGCGGACCAGGCCGGGCCAGCGGCGTCATGGCGGTCGGCATGAATCTCGGGAAGGCAGATTCGCTGCACGGCAGGCGCCGTCCGTAGCCCGACCCGAACCCTTCCAGCCGATTCCCATTAACCGCTCCGTCACCCTGACCGAGGGCGTCACCATCAAAGAGCTGGGGGAACGGCTGGAAGTCAAAGCCAAGGATCTGATCAAGCGACTACTGGACAAGGGTATCTTCGCCACCATGAACCAGACCTTGGACGAGGCTCTGGCCAAGGACCTGAGCGCGGATTTCGGGGCGGAAGCCTCTATCGTCAGTTTCGAGGAAGACGCCGAGTACGAAGCCATTGCCGAGGAAAAATCGGAGAATATCGCGCCGCGACCGCCGGTGGTCACCATCATGGGCCACGTCGACCACGGCAAGACCTCCCTGCTGGATGCGATCCGTGAAACCGACGTCACCTCCCAGGAAGCGGGTGGCATCACCCAACACATCGGAGCCTACCAGGTCGAAAAGAACCAGCGCCTGATCACCTTCCTGGACACTCCGGGCCATGAAGCCTTCACCATGATGCGAGCTCGGGGAGCCAAGGTGACCGACATCGTCGTCCTGGTGGTGGCGGCGGACGACGGCGTGATGCCTCAAACGCTGGAGGCCATCAACCATGCCAGGGCCGCCAAGGTTCCCATGGTCGTGGCCATCAACAAGATCGACCGACCCAATGCCCAGGTGGACACGGTCAAGAAAAGTCTGGCCGCCAACGGGTTGACACCGGAAGACTGGGGCGGAGACACGGTAACCGTGGAAGTCTCCGCCATAGAAAAAACCAACCTGGACCTCCTGCTGGAGATGATTTTGCTGGTCGCCGATCTGCAGGCTCTCAAAGCCAACCCCCAGCGAACGGCCATGGGAACGATCGTGGAAGCCAAGCTCGACCGAGGCAGAGGCCCGGTGGCAACCGTCCTGGTTCAAAACGGCACCTTGAAGGTCGGGGATCCCTTTATCGCCGGCCCGGTCACGGGAAAAGTCAGGGCCATGCTGGATTTCCACGGCAAGCCGGTGCAAGCCGCCGTTCCCTCCATGCCTGTCGAGGTCCTGGGGCTTGAATCGGTTCCCCATGCCGGCGACCTGTTCCAGGTGCTTAGCGATGCAAGCAGAACCAGGCAAATCGGCAACCTGCGCCAATCGAAGCTTCGGGAGAGCCAACTGGCCAAGACGGCACGACTCACGCTGGAACACCTGCATGAGCAGATGAGCGAAGGCGTGGTCAAGGAGCTTCCCATCATTTTGAAGGCCGACGTGCAGGGTTCGGTGGAAGTCGTGTCGGAGACCCTCTCCAAGCTCAGCAACGACAAGGTCAAGGTGAAGATCATCGACCGCGGCACTGGAGCCATCACCGAAACCAACGTGCTTTTGGCCTCGGCCTCCAATGCCGTCATCGTCGGATTCAACGTCAGGCCGGAGAAGAAGGCATCTGAACTGGCGTCTCAGGAGGGTGTCGACATTCGCCTGCATACCGTGATCTACAAAATCAGTGACGAGATCCGGAATGCCATGCTGGGCCTGCTGGACCACACCTTCAAGGAGATCTGGCAAGGCACCGCCCAGGTCAGAATGACTTTCAAGGTTCCCAAGGCAGGAATGGTGGCCGGCTGCTATATTTCCGACGGGAAAGTTTCCCGAAACTCCAAAGCGCGGTTGCTGCGAGACAATGTCGTAATCTACGAAGGCAAGATCGCCTCCCTGAGGCGCTTCAAGGACGACGCCGGAGAAGTTCGCTCGGGACTGGAATGCGGCATCGGCCTGGAGCGGTTCAGCGACATCAAGAACGACGACGTCATCGAGGCCTTCACCATGGAAAAGGTCGCTCCGCAGATGGATTGA
- the nusA gene encoding transcription termination factor NusA — MSTLLFQHIDLLSKEKGIDPEIVVSAVEDAILVATRKYYKSTEELTSSFNKDTGRVEVHAVKQVVETVTDPTHEISLSEARRIDPTAAIDGEVKIEKPTDVLGRIAAQTAKQVILQKVREAERESIFEEYSQRLGEVVTCLVKRTEGPDVIVDLGTAEGRLPRREQSRLESFTMGDRIRVVIIKVERPSRGPQVIVSRIDPALLAKLFEMEVPEIYDGTVTIRAAARDTGERSKIAVSSRDKDVDPVGACVGMKGSRVQAIIRELHGEKIDIIPYSEDTINFVMNALSPAKISRASVLDAEDRHLEVIVETDQLSLAIGKKGQNVRLAAKLTGWKIDIKSEEEKRAEIEDQMALLSAKTPLSELPALSPGILARLTESGIETIEELADTPIADLTDIKGVGPKSAEKIISSVKDYYIQYTEAAEARRAAEAEKRAEEEKARREAEAREAAEQAEEAEEAAGSLEASDPSEASSEEADGAESESSMAQSGSDENGPETDEEEIGGS; from the coding sequence ATGAGCACTTTGCTCTTCCAACACATCGACCTTCTCAGCAAGGAAAAAGGGATCGATCCGGAGATCGTGGTCAGCGCCGTCGAAGATGCAATTCTGGTAGCCACCCGCAAGTACTACAAGTCCACCGAGGAATTGACCTCCTCCTTTAACAAGGACACCGGCAGGGTCGAGGTTCACGCGGTCAAACAGGTCGTCGAGACGGTCACGGACCCCACCCACGAAATATCTCTCTCCGAGGCCCGACGAATTGATCCCACCGCCGCGATCGATGGAGAGGTGAAAATAGAGAAGCCCACCGATGTGCTGGGGCGCATCGCCGCCCAGACGGCCAAGCAGGTGATTCTGCAGAAAGTCCGCGAGGCGGAGCGGGAAAGCATCTTCGAAGAATACAGTCAGCGACTCGGCGAGGTGGTCACCTGCCTTGTGAAGCGGACCGAAGGCCCCGACGTGATTGTCGACCTGGGAACGGCGGAGGGTCGTCTTCCCAGGCGAGAGCAGTCGCGCCTGGAGAGCTTTACCATGGGCGACAGGATCCGTGTGGTCATCATCAAGGTGGAGAGACCCTCCAGAGGCCCCCAGGTCATTGTTTCCCGCATTGACCCGGCCTTGCTGGCCAAGCTGTTTGAAATGGAAGTGCCGGAAATCTACGACGGGACGGTGACCATCCGGGCCGCTGCCAGAGATACGGGCGAGCGATCCAAGATCGCCGTGTCCTCTCGCGACAAGGACGTCGACCCGGTGGGGGCCTGTGTGGGAATGAAGGGGTCGAGAGTTCAGGCCATCATCCGTGAACTCCACGGAGAGAAGATCGACATTATCCCCTACTCCGAGGACACCATCAACTTCGTCATGAACGCCTTGAGCCCCGCCAAGATCAGTCGCGCCTCCGTTCTGGATGCCGAGGACAGGCACCTGGAAGTCATCGTGGAAACGGATCAGTTGTCGCTGGCCATCGGAAAAAAAGGCCAGAACGTGCGCTTGGCGGCAAAGTTGACGGGTTGGAAGATCGATATCAAGAGCGAAGAGGAGAAACGGGCCGAGATTGAAGATCAGATGGCTCTGCTGTCAGCCAAGACACCGCTCTCCGAGTTGCCTGCCCTTTCGCCGGGCATCCTGGCCAGGCTCACGGAAAGCGGTATCGAGACCATTGAGGAGCTGGCCGACACGCCCATTGCGGATCTGACCGACATCAAGGGGGTTGGCCCCAAGAGCGCAGAAAAGATCATCTCTTCGGTGAAGGACTACTACATTCAGTATACCGAAGCAGCCGAAGCCAGAAGGGCGGCTGAAGCCGAAAAGAGGGCCGAAGAGGAGAAAGCCAGAAGGGAGGCCGAAGCCCGCGAAGCCGCGGAGCAGGCCGAGGAGGCCGAGGAGGCCGCAGGCTCGCTCGAGGCCTCAGACCCTTCGGAAGCCTCCTCGGAGGAAGCTGACGGCGCGGAGTCGGAGAGTTCAATGGCGCAGTCGGGCTCGGACGAAAACGGCCCTGAAACCGATGAGGAGGAAATCGGGGGCAGCTAA
- a CDS encoding ribosome maturation factor RimP: MLSLEKTTALIDEVVRAEGFELVEVELKGSPGRRILRIFIDRAGGIDHDDCARISHLVGPLLEVEEAVAGSYTLEVSSPGLTRRLRTPGEYQRFAGRLVKISTRQAVEGRRHFRGTLLGMKGSRVAVQRRDATPVLIPLEVVVKAHLDFDF, translated from the coding sequence TTGCTGTCGCTCGAAAAAACAACGGCTCTCATCGACGAGGTGGTTCGGGCCGAAGGGTTCGAACTCGTAGAGGTTGAACTGAAGGGTTCCCCCGGCCGCCGAATTCTGCGGATTTTCATCGACCGGGCAGGAGGAATCGACCACGACGACTGCGCTCGAATCAGCCACCTGGTGGGACCGCTGCTCGAGGTCGAGGAGGCCGTTGCGGGGAGCTACACGCTGGAGGTGTCCTCACCGGGCCTGACCCGACGGCTACGGACGCCGGGGGAGTACCAGCGTTTTGCGGGCCGGCTGGTCAAGATCTCCACCAGGCAGGCTGTGGAAGGCAGGCGGCATTTCCGTGGAACGCTGCTCGGCATGAAGGGAAGCCGGGTGGCCGTGCAGCGGAGAGATGCAACCCCGGTATTGATTCCATTGGAAGTCGTCGTCAAAGCCCATCTGGATTTCGACTTCTAG
- a CDS encoding FadR/GntR family transcriptional regulator has translation MTVKSARPEPLQEVSPIRRTSLSDKIIEQIIDLISRNVLQPGERLPSEKDLCKRFGVGRATLREALRSLAVMGILDGRVGEGTFVSHNNQRYLERNLQWGLLLDPKKVEDLLETRLMLETQTAFSAARQATPANLEAMEATIQGMESTVDHPEQYLRFDLEFHLLVAQATQNTILHHLVSMTRGYLQAWIKESLVSPPSSPEGRHRAQSSIREHRAILKALKSGRGEQARQAMKTHILSSSSDLHQHLEQTTA, from the coding sequence ATGACCGTCAAATCCGCCAGGCCCGAACCCCTGCAGGAAGTGAGTCCCATTCGCCGGACCTCACTGAGCGACAAGATCATCGAACAGATCATCGATCTGATTTCTCGAAATGTGCTCCAACCCGGGGAGCGACTTCCATCGGAGAAGGATCTTTGCAAGCGCTTCGGGGTGGGTCGGGCAACGCTGCGCGAGGCCTTGCGATCACTGGCCGTGATGGGGATCCTGGACGGACGGGTCGGGGAAGGAACCTTCGTCTCCCACAACAACCAGCGATACCTGGAGCGGAATCTGCAGTGGGGTCTTCTGCTGGATCCCAAGAAGGTCGAGGACCTCCTGGAGACCCGGCTCATGCTGGAAACCCAGACCGCATTCTCGGCTGCCCGCCAAGCCACCCCGGCCAACCTGGAAGCCATGGAAGCCACGATTCAGGGCATGGAGAGCACCGTGGACCACCCGGAGCAGTACCTGCGATTCGACCTGGAATTTCACCTGCTGGTGGCTCAGGCAACCCAGAATACCATCCTGCACCACCTTGTCAGCATGACCCGAGGCTATCTCCAGGCCTGGATCAAGGAGAGCCTGGTCTCCCCCCCCTCCAGCCCCGAAGGCCGGCATCGAGCCCAATCCTCCATCCGGGAACACCGGGCCATCCTCAAGGCCCTGAAATCGGGCCGAGGCGAGCAGGCCCGCCAGGCCATGAAGACCCACATTCTCTCCAGCAGCTCCGACCTGCACCAGCACCTGGAGCAGACAACGGCTTGA
- a CDS encoding MtaA/CmuA family methyltransferase, with product MDSGSQSVPSMNGRERVMAALRREPVDRTPVCNPTSVATVELMDLVDAPFPEANQQAELMARLAATGYTELGFDCIMPVFTIIQDSSALGCKIQWEQKDNWPTVKMREPIWETPDDIRIPSDFLTHRDTRCVLDAIRILKKEYGNEVAIIGKTMGPWSLGYHCMGVEPFLLMSLDDPGKTKLCLDRMKEATIQFGIAQVEAGADAITLPDHATGDLVSGEYYRRYLRELHIEFAERIRIPIILHICGKTVDRMEYIAQTGMAAFHYDSKNEPQESVDIMQNRISLVGNINNPETLFSKGPEEVRQEVVKNLDAGVEMVGPECAIPLQTSIENLKEIPLAVRDWTREQTAGN from the coding sequence ATGGATAGCGGATCTCAATCGGTTCCATCCATGAACGGGCGCGAGCGAGTCATGGCCGCGCTGCGGCGCGAGCCGGTGGATCGCACCCCCGTCTGCAACCCGACCTCCGTGGCAACGGTCGAGCTGATGGACCTGGTCGACGCTCCCTTTCCCGAAGCCAACCAGCAGGCGGAACTCATGGCTCGCCTGGCGGCTACCGGATACACCGAACTGGGGTTCGATTGCATCATGCCGGTGTTTACCATCATTCAGGATTCGTCGGCTCTGGGGTGCAAGATCCAGTGGGAGCAAAAGGACAACTGGCCCACCGTGAAGATGCGGGAGCCCATTTGGGAGACCCCCGACGACATCAGGATTCCTTCCGATTTCCTGACCCATCGGGATACCCGTTGTGTCCTGGATGCCATCAGGATCCTCAAGAAGGAGTACGGCAACGAGGTGGCCATCATCGGCAAGACCATGGGGCCCTGGTCGCTCGGCTACCACTGCATGGGGGTGGAGCCCTTCCTGCTGATGTCGCTGGACGATCCCGGGAAAACCAAGCTCTGCCTGGACAGAATGAAGGAAGCCACCATCCAGTTCGGCATCGCTCAAGTGGAGGCCGGAGCCGATGCCATCACGCTGCCCGATCACGCCACCGGAGACCTCGTGAGCGGCGAGTACTACAGGAGATATCTCCGTGAGCTCCACATCGAGTTCGCCGAAAGGATACGGATCCCGATCATTCTGCACATCTGCGGAAAGACGGTGGACCGGATGGAATATATCGCCCAGACGGGGATGGCCGCCTTCCACTACGACTCCAAGAACGAGCCGCAGGAGTCGGTTGACATCATGCAGAACCGCATCTCCCTGGTGGGAAACATCAACAATCCGGAGACGCTTTTTTCCAAGGGGCCTGAAGAGGTCCGCCAGGAGGTGGTCAAGAACCTGGACGCGGGGGTTGAGATGGTGGGGCCCGAGTGCGCCATCCCGCTGCAGACATCGATTGAGAACCTGAAGGAGATTCCGCTGGCGGTGAGAGACTGGACCCGGGAGCAGACCGCGGGGAATTGA
- a CDS encoding corrinoid protein, with protein sequence MANIADIQNEFIREEIEEFLERPEEIERTVGIFAKARPAMQDIAAALIEGENDTVDRLTAAALEDGIGALEIMDDGLIAGMGVVGIKFRENFIFVPEVLACARAMKAGMVHIEPILSASGVEPLGRVIMGTVKGDLHDIGKNLCIMMLRGAGFVVIDLGVDTSADEFIDAIEEHEASLMGMSALLTTTMPNMGKTIEAFIDADLRDDVKIMVGGAPVTQEFADDMGADGYGKDALACVELAKNLLSAEVEA encoded by the coding sequence ATGGCCAATATCGCAGACATTCAGAACGAGTTCATCCGCGAGGAGATCGAAGAATTCCTTGAACGCCCCGAGGAGATCGAGCGGACGGTCGGCATCTTCGCCAAGGCGAGACCCGCCATGCAGGACATTGCCGCCGCCCTGATCGAGGGTGAGAACGACACCGTGGATCGGCTGACCGCCGCGGCTCTGGAAGACGGGATCGGCGCCCTTGAAATAATGGACGACGGCCTGATCGCGGGGATGGGCGTGGTGGGGATCAAGTTCCGCGAAAACTTCATCTTCGTGCCGGAGGTTCTGGCCTGCGCCCGGGCCATGAAAGCGGGAATGGTTCACATCGAGCCCATCCTCTCAGCTTCGGGCGTCGAGCCCCTGGGCAGGGTGATCATGGGGACGGTCAAGGGCGACCTCCACGACATCGGCAAGAACCTGTGCATCATGATGCTTCGCGGGGCGGGGTTCGTGGTGATCGACCTGGGCGTGGACACCTCGGCCGACGAGTTCATCGATGCCATCGAGGAGCATGAGGCCTCGCTGATGGGGATGTCGGCCCTGTTGACCACCACCATGCCCAACATGGGAAAGACCATCGAAGCCTTTATCGACGCCGACCTGCGGGACGATGTCAAGATCATGGTGGGTGGGGCGCCGGTCACCCAGGAGTTTGCCGATGACATGGGCGCCGACGGGTACGGAAAGGATGCGCTGGCTTGCGTCGAGTTGGCCAAGAACCTGCTGAGCGCCGAAGTGGAAGCCTAG
- a CDS encoding ASKHA domain-containing protein yields the protein MGTIRHNERTLDLEAGRTLFDYADELRVQVPTSCGRTGSCHECIVEVQQGMEALCPRSSSESFLRDPYRLACQSAVVDDSGDIDFAPLRRKPQILTRATPVRTLQLDPMVVRRGDEVVYDQQVIDRYRGHLYGLAMDLGTTTVVIELVDLENGQTLAVASFENPQRFGGSDIMNRISYDGGPFQGELHQAIVKGLNFEIRELCKRLRVRRREIYEVAVAGNSTMRDLFFGLDVQSIGQKPYKSLIEHEVLEGKRQSMALTVEAGSLGVQVHPRARIFGLPLIASHVGADTAADLVAIDMERQGEVTMLVDVGTNTEVVVGNGERMMTASCPAGPAFEGGLVKYGMPGCEGAIESIGAVNGRFDYRTIGGVEPQGICGSGLIDLLAELRRTDQMTPKGVFPNRAFEINVVPEHGITLSREDASNLAQAKAANFCGQYIVMRRFGIAPVDVHRLYLAGGFANYVNVSNAIEIGFLAPVDQDRIVKVGNAAVQGAKAVLLSRSRRESLERLIGRIEHVELETTPDFFEVFVEGCQFKPMPPETADLKVG from the coding sequence ATGGGCACCATTCGGCACAATGAGCGAACCCTTGATCTGGAAGCGGGCAGGACGCTGTTCGACTATGCCGACGAGCTGCGGGTCCAGGTGCCTACCTCCTGCGGCAGGACCGGGTCCTGCCATGAGTGCATTGTAGAAGTTCAGCAGGGGATGGAGGCGCTCTGTCCCCGAAGCTCCAGCGAATCCTTCCTGCGCGACCCCTACCGATTGGCCTGCCAATCCGCTGTCGTCGACGACAGCGGCGATATCGACTTCGCGCCCCTGCGCCGCAAACCCCAGATTCTCACCCGGGCAACCCCGGTCAGGACATTGCAGCTGGACCCGATGGTGGTTCGGCGAGGCGATGAGGTTGTCTACGACCAGCAGGTCATCGACCGCTACCGGGGACATCTGTACGGGCTTGCCATGGACCTGGGCACCACCACCGTGGTGATCGAACTGGTGGATCTTGAAAACGGCCAGACTCTGGCGGTTGCTTCCTTCGAGAACCCGCAGCGATTCGGAGGAAGCGACATCATGAATCGGATTTCCTACGATGGGGGACCGTTTCAGGGCGAGCTCCACCAGGCCATTGTCAAGGGTCTCAACTTCGAGATCCGCGAGCTCTGCAAGCGGCTGCGCGTTCGTCGCCGGGAGATCTACGAGGTGGCGGTGGCCGGCAACTCGACCATGCGCGACCTCTTCTTCGGTCTGGACGTTCAGAGCATCGGGCAGAAGCCCTACAAGTCTCTGATCGAGCACGAGGTTCTGGAGGGAAAGCGCCAGAGCATGGCTCTCACCGTCGAGGCCGGCAGTCTGGGGGTCCAGGTTCACCCCCGGGCCCGCATCTTCGGGCTGCCGCTGATCGCCAGCCACGTGGGGGCCGATACGGCTGCCGACCTGGTGGCCATCGACATGGAACGCCAGGGCGAAGTCACCATGCTGGTGGACGTGGGCACCAACACCGAAGTGGTGGTCGGGAACGGAGAACGCATGATGACGGCCTCCTGTCCGGCCGGCCCCGCTTTCGAAGGAGGCCTGGTCAAGTACGGAATGCCGGGATGCGAGGGGGCCATTGAATCCATTGGCGCCGTCAACGGACGCTTCGACTATCGAACCATCGGCGGCGTGGAGCCCCAGGGGATCTGCGGGTCCGGGCTGATCGACCTGTTGGCCGAGCTGCGCCGCACCGATCAGATGACACCCAAGGGGGTTTTCCCCAACAGGGCCTTCGAAATCAACGTGGTTCCGGAACACGGGATCACGCTCTCCAGAGAGGATGCCAGCAATCTGGCGCAGGCCAAGGCAGCCAATTTCTGTGGGCAGTACATTGTCATGCGTCGTTTCGGCATCGCTCCGGTCGACGTCCACCGGCTCTACCTGGCAGGGGGCTTCGCCAACTACGTCAATGTGTCCAATGCCATTGAAATCGGATTCCTGGCGCCGGTGGATCAGGATCGCATCGTCAAGGTAGGCAATGCGGCGGTGCAGGGAGCCAAGGCGGTGCTGCTCTCCCGCAGCCGGCGGGAATCCCTGGAACGCCTGATCGGGCGGATCGAACACGTCGAACTGGAAACGACGCCGGATTTCTTCGAAGTCTTCGTGGAGGGGTGCCAATTCAAGCCCATGCCTCCGGAAACCGCCGACCTGAAGGTAGGGTAG